The sequence below is a genomic window from bacterium.
CGAGTGCCACTCACCAGAAGCCATATACATCCATTAGCTCCATAAACATCAACCAGTCAAAACCATCTCCAGAATCACCATCTGAGTCATAATCAATACTGGACTGCCATGCTGGAGGATCGCCAGCGCTTGCTCTTGGCAGATGGAAAGTCCATGACCAGTCACTGGTTGAGCCCGAACTAGCATCACCTCCGCCCGTGTCTCCTCCCCCTCCGGCCGGGTTAGGGTCGGGTACAGAGAACGTCCCACTCGGGTCGGTGAAGTTTGCGGGGGAGTTATTACAGTAGGCGTAGAGGGACTGGAGGGAGAAGATGGGGTCGCGGGAGAAGAAGCGGCCAAGCGATTGGTTGTAGTAGCGAGCACGGTAGAAGTAGTTGCCCATCGCGTCGTCGAACACTCGGCCTGTGAACCGATACATGCAATCGACCTGGCCGCTGTGATAGGTCGCGGTCGGGTCGCCGAACGCGTCGTAGCTGTAGGTCGTCTTGAGGGTCTCGTTTTCGTCGAGGATGTTGATGATCGAGCCGAGGCGGTCCTTCATTAGGTAGTAGGTGTCGCCCGCCTGGTTGCTGATCGCGTTGCTGTGGTTCCCCAAGTGCGGCTTCTCACTTTTGTTGGACAGCAAATAGAGAGCATTCATGACCCATGTTGGGTAAGCTCGCGCGATACTTCATTAGCACCCATATCTCGCAGCTTTTCACCGATCCTCTTAAGGGAGATGAGGTATGTAATCGGCATTATAATGCCACTCAATACAATAAGCCCACACGGCATGACCGCCAGTGGCAATATACGCATAATTCGTTTCAAAAGCGGAAGCCTGAAATATGGGGAGGAGGTTGTGACGTATGCGTCAACAATGAAAAAGATGCATAAGAGTGCCACCAGAATAACATTAGCCACCGTAAAGAA
It includes:
- a CDS encoding RHS repeat-associated core domain-containing protein, yielding MGNHSNAISNQAGDTYYLMKDRLGSIINILDENETLKTTYSYDAFGDPTATYHSGQVDCMYRFTGRVFDDAMGNYFYRARYYNQSLGRFFSRDPIFSLQSLYAYCNNSPANFTDPSGTFSVPDPNPAGGGGDTGGGDASSGSTSDWSWTFHLPRASAGDPPAWQSSIDYDSDGDSGDGFDWLMFMELMDVYGFW